A genomic window from Sporosarcina sp. Marseille-Q4063 includes:
- a CDS encoding 1,4-dihydroxy-2-naphthoate polyprenyltransferase yields MQQTIKADTGWRIWWQLTRPHTLTAAFAPVFLGTMIALTYEAIHFPLFIAMLAASIFIQMATNMFNEYYDFKRGLDTEKSVGIGGAIVRNGVKPKTVLNLAFLLYGISILIGIYICMETSWGLALVGLVSMLIGYLYTGGPYPIAYTPFGELVSGVVMGMLLILIAFYIQTGTVTTEAILLSIPSMLLVAAIMMANNIRDLVGDEKNGRKTLAIIAGRSNAITILMMFFIVSYVWIIGLIIFGHLTPWALLVFLSIPKPIIAISVFKKNLQPLEVAPAMKETAITNTLFGLLLGIGILMGHLF; encoded by the coding sequence TTGCAACAAACCATAAAAGCTGACACTGGATGGCGTATTTGGTGGCAATTAACTAGACCCCATACGTTGACAGCTGCTTTTGCCCCTGTATTTTTAGGAACAATGATCGCTTTAACTTATGAAGCCATTCATTTTCCATTATTTATTGCAATGCTTGCCGCAAGTATTTTCATACAAATGGCGACGAATATGTTTAATGAATACTACGATTTCAAGAGAGGCCTGGATACCGAAAAATCTGTCGGAATTGGCGGGGCTATTGTTCGAAACGGCGTTAAACCAAAAACAGTGCTTAATCTTGCTTTTTTATTATACGGAATATCAATTCTTATAGGAATCTACATATGTATGGAAACCTCTTGGGGACTTGCACTCGTTGGTTTGGTTTCCATGCTAATTGGTTATCTATATACAGGTGGACCTTATCCAATAGCCTATACACCGTTCGGTGAACTCGTTTCCGGCGTAGTTATGGGAATGCTACTAATCCTTATAGCCTTTTACATACAAACTGGAACGGTTACCACAGAGGCAATCTTGTTATCAATTCCTAGTATGTTACTTGTAGCTGCGATTATGATGGCTAACAATATTCGTGATCTTGTAGGCGATGAAAAAAATGGCAGGAAAACATTGGCAATTATTGCTGGCCGCTCTAATGCAATTACAATCCTGATGATGTTCTTTATCGTCTCATATGTTTGGATAATCGGACTTATCATTTTTGGTCATCTTACACCTTGGGCTTTACTCGTGTTCCTCAGTATTCCAAAACCAATTATCGCAATTTCAGTTTTCAAAAAAAATCTTCAACCTTTGGAAGTTGCTCCCGCAATGAAAGAAACAGCAATCACTAACACGTTATTTGGATTATTACTTGGTATCGGTATTCTCATGGGCCACCTTTTTTAA
- a CDS encoding isochorismate synthase MenF, which produces MSRKTTATKNIGKTDKTSDYRFFSETIEIGRISPLSFLEAGSSDYKEKHFYWQNADRTLTIVGLGHAKIITSNEYDKRFLEVSKRWKELCAVLIKEEKDIAPVLFGGFSFDPKSIKASKWDGFPSAYFVVPSYQLISKNGQMFISINLITTDSNAVEEFDALREERDRLIHIAEVNEFASSIKPIVSGIDEIEKDSYLKAVQDVTDQINKGEAEKVVIARSLQMNFEQEVSSVAALHHITSEQQESYHFGLQKNGQLFFGATPERLIEIVDGQAYSACVAGSIKRGKTAMEDRELGEELLNDDKNREEHHYVVNMISNVFNKNCSDVSMPKEPKLMRIRDIQHLFTPIEGKLVSGADIFNLVEELHPTPALGGVPTNKAMEVIRREERMDRGYYAAPIGWTDSDGNGEFAVAIRSGLLDGDKAYLYAGGGIVADSEPDKEYDETWVKFRPVLRALGGKLNG; this is translated from the coding sequence ATGAGTCGAAAAACAACTGCAACAAAAAATATCGGAAAAACTGATAAGACTTCTGATTATCGATTTTTTTCAGAAACCATCGAAATTGGACGCATATCTCCTCTTTCTTTTTTAGAGGCAGGAAGTTCCGATTATAAAGAAAAACATTTTTATTGGCAAAATGCTGATCGAACTTTAACAATAGTCGGTCTGGGTCACGCTAAAATAATAACCAGTAATGAATATGACAAACGTTTCTTGGAAGTATCAAAACGGTGGAAGGAATTATGTGCTGTTTTAATCAAAGAAGAGAAAGATATTGCACCTGTTCTTTTTGGGGGCTTTTCATTCGATCCGAAAAGCATTAAAGCCTCTAAATGGGATGGGTTTCCGTCTGCATATTTTGTCGTACCTTCTTATCAATTAATCAGTAAGAATGGTCAAATGTTTATTTCGATTAACTTGATTACAACAGATAGTAATGCTGTTGAAGAATTCGATGCATTACGGGAGGAACGCGATCGTCTAATTCATATTGCAGAGGTAAATGAATTTGCGTCTTCGATAAAGCCGATTGTCAGTGGTATAGATGAAATTGAAAAAGATTCTTATCTAAAGGCCGTTCAAGATGTAACGGATCAAATTAACAAAGGCGAAGCGGAGAAAGTTGTTATTGCGCGTTCGTTGCAAATGAATTTTGAACAGGAAGTATCGAGTGTAGCTGCTCTTCATCATATTACTAGCGAGCAGCAAGAAAGCTATCATTTTGGATTACAAAAGAACGGACAGTTGTTTTTTGGAGCAACGCCTGAGCGTCTGATTGAAATTGTTGATGGACAAGCCTATTCTGCATGTGTTGCTGGGTCTATTAAGCGTGGAAAAACTGCTATGGAGGACCGGGAATTAGGCGAAGAGTTATTAAATGATGATAAAAATCGTGAAGAACATCATTATGTCGTTAATATGATATCTAATGTTTTCAATAAAAATTGTTCAGATGTTTCAATGCCTAAAGAACCTAAGTTAATGCGAATTCGTGATATTCAGCACTTATTTACTCCAATTGAAGGAAAGCTTGTAAGTGGAGCGGATATTTTTAATTTAGTCGAAGAACTCCATCCGACGCCAGCATTGGGTGGTGTTCCAACGAATAAGGCAATGGAAGTGATTCGTCGGGAGGAACGGATGGACCGCGGTTATTATGCTGCTCCTATTGGTTGGACGGACAGCGATGGCAATGGGGAATTTGCGGTTGCAATACGTTCGGGTTTGCTAGACGGGGACAAAGCTTATTTATATGCTGGCGGCGGGATTGTCGCAGATTCAGAACCCGACAAGGAATATGATGAAACCTGGGTTAAGTTCAGACCAGTTTTAAGGGCGCTTGGGGGAAAATTGAATGGGTAA